A single region of the Schizosaccharomyces osmophilus chromosome 3, complete sequence genome encodes:
- the coq11 gene encoding ubiquinone biosynthesis protein Coq11, translated as MKLVVLGGSGFLGHNICKLAVARGHQVVSVSRRGRSGVQFKEPWMEKVHWEQADAMKDPHSLLPFVQGAFAVVNTVGILMESNYKQALENPRGSILQLVKNLRGNVFQGSENPLKKPPSPSVPPAKPSLKFESVNRELAINTANVAAEAHVPVYCYISAHASVPGLDPRYISTKRQAERAISNIPKIRSIFVRPSFMYDAHDRPISGIFAPFLKISSGINHFSSGLFDFLGAASAEPLPTCDVAKATLEAILDPAKSGPLGIQEIKELANRKHPSST; from the coding sequence ATGAAACTGGTTGTTTTAGGTGGATCTGGGTTCCTTGGCCATAATATTTGTAAGCTTGCCGTTGCAAGAGGGCATCAAGTTGTGTCTGTGTCTCGAAGAGGACGTAGTGGTGTTCAATTTAAAGAACCATGGATGGAAAAAGTCCATTGGGAACAAGCGGATGCAATGAAAGACCCCCATTCCCTTCTTCCATTTGTTCAAGGTGCTTTTGCTGTTGTAAACACAGTCGGAATTCTTATGGAATCCAACTATAAGCAAGCACTTGAAAACCCAAGAGGTTCCATTCTTCAACTCGTCAAGAACTTGAGAGGCAATGTTTTTCAAGGATCTGAAAACCCATTGAAGAAACCCCCTTCTCCATCTGTTCCTCCTGCTAAGCCAAGTCTGAAATTTGAATCCGTCAACCGAGAATTGGCTATCAATACAGCCAATGTAGCGGCTGAAGCCCATGTCCCCGTATACTGTTATATTTCCGCTCATGCATCTGTTCCTGGACTGGATCCAAGATATATAAGTACAAAGAGACAGGCTGAGCGTGCGATTTCTAACATCCCGAAGATACGATCCATCTTTGTACGTCCTAGTTTTATGTACGATGCCCATGATCGACCTATATCGGGTATCTTTGCTCCGTTTCTAAAAATATCCTCTGGGATTAATCATTTCAGCTCTGGattatttgattttcttggCGCTGCTTCTGCTGAGCCCTTGCCTACTTGTGATGTCGCAAAAGCTACTCTTGAAGCTATCCTTGATCCTGCCAAATCTGGCCCATTGGGAATACAAGAGATTAAAGAATTGGCAAATCGAAAACATCCTTCTTCTACTTGA
- the pdi5 gene encoding protein disulfide isomerase, translating to MGLSVGFIKRLFLCFCFYSIVLQSSSQVIPWTSDNLKAIEDEKDDNNDFLESTLLDAVSTKEKRLINTEAEAHDERTSQLIIYFNEINFDQLISNVYLSFRQNGFIFFVSNDKQCSTCQFYAHNAASAFVKLVKEYKSGISFYLFDCSSNPSYCEQELGIHAYPTLAYYHNMGDFTFFNSHTPFKVLKKIAETVRPLNNLDGKPHIEDVVRLKELESLENRYPVFFLYLHDYGSTSEDFDYLRMFSRSLAGYAPIFRSDDLNLAKHYDITRLPHLLAVRNGIPFSYPAKYVSCMRNTIRMCSWAAKQKYALVPELTPEFAKTIDEGAYLAIALISPTSRDIESNDLHDVQTIAKQWIQTLRSNERSQLLQARKEWWDYVKRLKAKGYQDIASRASHPLPLPENKKITFVWLNALHWKSWLSDMFSIKSIPQSRFLFVHPSGLNYWDHSEDGTLLTLDQPSHIVHTALGVSSIEGRPPHHKLTVSREYFWLIQIKEFLAFYQIYLWLLTACFILVVYWPSVITSLKQRSLQHFRKSI from the coding sequence ATGGGTTTGTCAGTCGGATTCATAAAGCGcctgtttctttgtttttgtttctattcTATTGTTTTGCAAAGTTCCTCTCAGGTCATACCCTGGACTAGTGATAACCTGAAAGCCATTGAAGACGAAAAGGATGAtaataatgattttttaGAAAGTACTCTTTTAGATGCTGTTTCAACGAAGGAAAAACGATTAATTAACACTGAAGCTGAGGCTCATGATGAACGAACGTCTCAGTTAATTATCTATTTTAATGAGATAAATTTCGATCAGCTAATCAGCAATGTATATTTGTCTTTTCGACAGAAtggattcattttctttgtgtCAAATGACAAACAATGCTCCACTTGCCAATTTTATGCCCACAATGCAGCTTCTGCGTTTGTAAAGTTAGTAAAGGAATATAAATCaggaatttctttttatttatttgattgCAGCTCTAACCCTTCTTACTGTGAACAAGAGTTGGGAATTCATGCATACCCTACCTTAGCCTACTATCATAATATGGGTgattttacctttttcaaCAGTCATACGCCTTTTAAAGTCctcaaaaaaattgcaGAAACGGTACGCCCATTAAATAACTTGGATGGAAAACCACATATCGAAGATGTGGTTCGTTTAAAAGAGTTAGAGTCTCTAGAAAATAGATACCCcgtttttttcttgtactTACATGATTATGGATCAACttctgaagattttgacTATTTACGAATGTTCTCTCGTTCTCTAGCTGGCTATGCTCCCATCTTTCGATCAGATGATTTAAATCTGGCTAAACATTACGATATTACTCGACTTCCTCACCTATTGGCCGTACGAAATGGGATTCCTTTTTCGTATCCGGCAAAGTACGTCTCCTGTATGCGCAATACCATCCGTATGTGCTCATGGGCTgccaaacaaaaatacGCTCTTGTCCCAGAGCTAACCCCcgaatttgcaaaaacaatagaCGAAGGTGCATATTTGGCTATCGCCTTAATAAGTCCTACTTCGCGTGACATCGAAAGCAACGATTTGCATGATGTTCAGACAATCGCCAAACAGTGGATCCAAACTTTACGGTCTAATGAGCGAAGCCAATTACTTCAGGCTCGTAAAGAATGGTGGGACTATGTCAAACGCCTAAAGGCGAAAGGTTACCAAGATATTGCTTCTCGTGCCTCTCATCCTTTACCTCTTCCCGAGAATAAGAAGATAACATTCGTCTGGCTGAATGCTCTTCATTGGAAATCATGGCTTAGTGATATGTTTTCCATCAAGTCTATACCCCAGTCACGATTCCTCTTTGTTCATCCATCAGGATTAAACTATTGGGATCATTCTGAAGACGGTACATTACTTACATTAGATCAGCCTTCGCACATCGTACATACAGCTTTGGGTGTTTCATCTATTGAGGGTCGACCTCCTCATCACAAGTTAACAGTCAGCCGTGAATACTTTTGGCTCATACAAATCAAAGAGTTTTTAGCGTTTTATCAGATATATCTTTGGCTTCTCACTGCCTGTTTTATCCTTGTGGTTTATTGGCCTTCTGTCATTACATCTTTGAAGCAACGTTCGCTACAACATTTTAggaaaagcatttga
- a CDS encoding vacuolar endopolyphosphatase codes for MSRIPEIRRSPLVSLFRTLTFGITIALFIRYALAKLDINKVLNIKQPDLNIYFDLPNRTIGDFPVRVYAIGDIHGDFNNALDILSAAGVVSPVYPFEWTAGNATLVQTGDVVDRGPDTRFLFKWFDELSTQAEQQGGRIVRLLGNHEFMNAKGDWRYVHYGDLVSYPEPYIENRKYDWGPEGEIGDLLITKYNVTFKDETSRSHFMHAGLSPEWGLKEDFVNSMGHEVLEMFMKAEELPDELKGFWGIKGPMWYRGYAQLPMEIACEVASNVTKALNVDRLVMGHTPQFSGIRSRCNGQIVLIDTGLSTAYSGERAVLRILQNERTNIVEAVYRDRVVKL; via the exons ATGTCGAGAATACCAGAGATTAGGCGATCTCCATTAGTGTCTTTATTTCGAACGCTTACTTTTGGAATTACTATTGCTTTATTCATAAGATATGCATTGGCCAAATTGGATATAAATAAGGTTTTGAACATCAAACAACCAGACctgaatatttattttgacCTTCCAAATAGAACGATAGGGGACTTTCCTGTAAGAGTTTATGCAATTGGTGATATCCACGGAGATTTCAATAACGCCCTCGACATCCTTTCTGCTGCTGGAGTGGTATCTCCAGTATATCCTTTTGAATGGACTGCGGGTAATGCAACCTTGGTCCAAACG GGAGACGTGGTTGATCGTGGTCCGGATACcagatttcttttcaaatggTTTGATGAATTAAGCACCCAGGCAGAGCAACAAGGAGGACGAATCGTTCGCTTACTTGGAAACCATGAGTTTATGAATGCTAAGGGTGACTGGCGTTACGTTCATTATGGAGACCTTGTCTCATACCCGGAACCCTATATAGAAAACCGTAAATACGATTGGGGACCTGAGGGGGAGATCGGTGATTTACTTATAACTAAGTACAATGTGACTTTTAAAGATGAGACTAGCAGATCCCATTTTATGCATGCAGGATTGTCTCCAGAATGGGGTTTAAAAGAGGACTTTGTTAATTCTATGGGGCATGAAGTCTTGGAGATGTTTATGAAAGCTGAAGAATTACCGGATGAATTGAAGGGATTTTGGGGGATAAAAGGCCCTATGTGGTACAGAGGATATGCTCAACTTCCTATGGAAATTGCTTGCGAAGTGGCATCTAATGTTACGAAGGCTTTAAATGTTGATCGTTTGGTCATGGGGCACACGCCTCAGTTTTCAGGAATTCGTAGTCGTTGCAATGGccaaattgttttgatcGATACTGGATTGTCTACTGCATATTCGGGGGAACGTGCAGTGTTGCGAATCCTTCAAAATGAACGAACGAATATCGTAGAAGCTGTTTACAGAGATCGTGTTGTTAAGCTATAG
- the atp5 gene encoding F1-FO ATP synthase delta subunit, whose protein sequence is MMNFMRGSMLRQVQTGSLQFSRLGVRNAATAAASVRPPIQLHGLDGVYASSLYTAAVKESKLDRIEKALTTLGATFKERPELSQFISNPSINYEDKKLIVSSLNKMTGGDALLGNFFNILSVNNRLALLSRIQNQFEKIMRVQRGEVEVTITSAAPLDSKTLSRLESKIAKSKYGKGKLLVKNKVSPSILGGLIMEIGDNILDVSVSSRVNHLNQLMTDAI, encoded by the exons ATGATGAATTTTATGCGAGGATCCATGTTACGCCAAGTACAAACTGGCTCTCTCCAATTCTCTCGACTCGGAGTTCGTAATGCAGCTACAGCTGCAGCCTCCGTACGCCCTCCTATCCAATTGCATGGTCTTGATG GTGTCTATGCTTCTTCCCTTTACACTGCAGCTGTGAAAGAATCCAAGCTGGACCGTATTGAAAAAGCTTTGACTACCTTGGGAGCTACCTTTAAGGAACGTCCAGAGCTTTCCCAATTTATTTCTAATCCCTCTATTAACTATGAGGATAAGAAGCTGATTGTCTCTTCCTTAAACAAGATGACTGGCGGTGATGCCTTATTGGGTaacttcttcaacatcTTGTCCGTGAACAATCGTTTGGCATTGCTTTCTCGCatccaaaatcaattcGAAAAGATTATGCGTGTTCAGCGTGGTGAAGTTGAGGTCACCATTACTTCCGCTGCTCCTTTGGACTCTAAGACTTTATCCCGTTTGGAATCCAAGATTGCAAAGTCCAAGTATGGCAAGGGTAAGCTCTTGGTTAAAAACAAGGTTTCTCCTTCTATTCTCGGTGGTCTAATTATGGAAATCGGAGACAACATCCTCGACGTGAGTGTTTCTTCTCGCGTCAACCATTTGAACCAACTGATGACAG ATGCTATTTAA
- the pgm2 gene encoding phosphoglucomutase Pgm2, with the protein MDSSLQNLVNEWLAIDQNETTRNEVKSLVNAGDYVTLKQIMHPRIGFGTSGLRAEIGAGFVRMNSLTVIQASQGFAEYLIQTVPGSQEMGVVVGHDHRHNSQQFARLTAAAFLNKGFKVYAYGFLVHTPLVPFSVKNLKAAAGVMITASHNPAAYNGYKVYWSNGSAIIPPHDKGIASCIEKNLKPLVWEQGLVDHHMLANCTFSTDILKQYWSQLHEFHRENTFSLDMKPLKFVYTPIHGVGLPFVTSALALFGEQADMISVPLQDSPNPDFPTVKFPNPEEEGALDLAFKQADAHNVSYVLATDPDADRFAFAEKINNEWRCFTGDEVGCILAYFIFQEYKDAGKPVDDFYVLSTTVSSALMKSMAKIEGFHHVETLTGFKWLGNAAAELEDQGKFVGLAYEEALGYMVGGIVKDKDGVNALLTFLHLLKRLKLQQLSVSQVFDKVSQKYGYYVTRNSYFFSRDNSKLRGLVDALRNKDTNNGYPAKLGSRNITSVRDLTSNYDSTTADKKAKLPISKSSDNVTFELENGQVVMTIRTSGTEPKLKYYICARGSTSAEAQKNATEVCMGIKDEWFKPMQNGLGEP; encoded by the exons ATGGACTCTTCCTTGCAAAATTTGGTGAATGAATGGCTTGCAATTGATCAA AATGAGACGACACGGAATGAAGTAAAAAGCTTGGTTAATGCCGGTGATTATGTAACTTTGAAGCAAATCATGCATCCACGAATTGGATTTGGTACTTCAG GTTTACGTGCCGAGATTGGTGCAGGGTTTGTTCGCATGAACAGTCTAACCGTCATACAAGCATCTCAGGGATTTGCTGAATATTTAATTCAAACGGTACCTGGATCCCAGGAAATGGGCGTCGTTGTAGGTCATGATCATCGACATAACTCACAGCAATTTGCTCGTTTAACTGCTGCtgcttttttgaacaaagGTTTTAAAGTATATGCTTATGGATTTCTTGTCCATACTCCACTTGTTCCGTTTTCTGTCAAAAACCTGAAAGCTGCTGCCGGTGTCATGATTACCGCTTCCCATAACCCAGCTGCTTATAATGGTTACAAGGTTTATTGGAGTAATGGATCCGCGATTATCCCTCCCCATGACAAAGGGATAGCTTCTTgtatagaaaagaatttgaagcCTTTAGTTTGGGAGCAGGGCCTTGTCGATCACCACATGTTGGCGAATTGTACATTTTCGACAGACATACTAAAACAGTATTGGTCTCAGCTACATGAGTTTCATAGAGAGAACACATTTTCGTTGGACATGAAGCCACTGAAGTTTGTTTATACTCCTATTCATGGCGTAGGTCTTCCTTTTGTTACGTCTGCTTTGGCTCTTTTTGGAGAACAAGCTGACATGATCTCCGTTCCTCTTCAGGATTCACCAAATCCCGATTTTCCAACTGTCAAATTTCCCAAtccagaagaagaaggagcGCTAGATCTTGCGTTTAAGCAAGCAGATGCTCATAACGTTTCTTACGTGTTGGCAACTGATCCCGATGCTGACCGTTTTGCATTTGCcgaaaagataaacaatGAATGGAGATGTTTTACTGGAGATGAAGTTGGTTGTATTCTTGCttacttcatttttcaGGAGTACAAGGACGCAGGCAAACCTGTGGATGATTTTTATGTGCTTTCTACTACCGTTTCCAGTGCTCTTATGAAATCGATGGCAAAAATTGAAGGGTTCCATCACGTGGAGACATTAACAGGTTTTAAATGGCTTGGCAACGCTGCTGCTGAATTAGAAGACCAAGGTAAATTCGTGGGTTTAGCTTATGAAGAAGCCCTTGGCTATATGGTAGGTGGTATTgtaaaagacaaagatGGTGTAAATGCTTTGTTGACTTTTTTGCATCTTCTTAAACGTTTAAAGCTTCAACAGCTTTCCGTTAGTCAGGTTTTTGATAAGGTGTCCCAAAAGTACGGTTACTACGTGACTCGAAATTCTTACTTCTTTTCTCGTGACAATTCAAAACTTCGTGGTTTGGTAGATGCCCTTCGTAACAAAGATACCAACAATGGATACCCGGCAAAGTTAGGAAGCCGAAACATAACCAGTGTTCGTGACTTAACATCCAATTATGATTCCACCACGGCAGACAAGAAAGCTAAGTTGCCAATTTCCAAGAGTTCAGATAACGTAACATTTGAGCTTGAAAACGGCCAAGTAGTTATGACTATTCGTACTAGTGGTACTGAACCTAAACTTAAGTACTACATATGTGCAAGAGGTAGTACATCAGCAGAGGCCCAGAAGAATGCCACAGAGGTTTGTATGGGTATTAAAGATGAATGGTTTAAGCCCATGCAGAATGGGTTGGGCGAGCCTTAA
- the pca1 gene encoding metacaspase Pca1: MSYGYNDYSGMNYGPYGPQYPVNSYSTRGYPNEGYAPPMGPPPSGNRPNVNGYNNKMPIGNVGHVDAAASQHVGYAPPSGAPPATGNYAYNNPEYQGPQLPSSNSQSYDFSGGGSFNYQYSTCQGKRKALLIGLNYVNTPNELQGCINDVMATGQLLRERYGYQADDMVIMTDYAQHPRAIPTRQNMLDGMRWLVSGAQPNDSLFFHYSGHGGQTKDLNGDEADGYDETIYPLDHEVSGQIVDDEMHDIMVRPLPPGCRLTAIFDSCHSGGALDLPFTYSTKGVLKEPNMLKESGKNVLHAGMSYMAGDIGGIFSNVKNIVQSASGGFRNNAVQYSRQYKFSPADVISISGCKDNQTSADTNVNGFATGALSYAFREVVSQNPQLTYLQMLQGVRHVLQSKYSQLPQLGCSHPLDMNLAMLL, encoded by the exons ATGAGTTACGGCTATAACGACTACTCAGGGATGAATTATGGTCCTTATGGACCTCAATATCCTGTCAATTCTTATTCAACTCGAGGATATCCAAATGAAGGCTATGCTCCTCCGATGGGACCACCTCCTTCCGGTAATCGACCGAATGTAAATGGTTATAACAACAAAATGCCCATAGGAAACGTAGGACACGTTGATGCTGCTGCTAGCCAGCATGTTGGATATGCACCTCCTTCTGGGGCGCCTCCTGCTACAGGAAACTATGCTTATAACAACCCAGAGTATCAGGGACCGCAATTACCTAGTTCAAACTCACAGTCTTATGACTTTTCAGGTGGTGGATCATTTAACTATCAATACTCTACTTGCCAAGGAAAGCGAAAAGCCTTGCTGATCGGTCTCAACTATGTGAATACCCCAAATGAATTACAGGGATGTATCAACG ATGTTATGGCTACAGGTCAGCTTTTGAGAGAGCGTTATGGATACCAAGCTGACGACATGG TAATTATGACCGATTATGCTCAGCATCCAAGAGCTATTCCTACTCGTCAAAACATGTTGGATGGCATGCGATGGCTCGTGAGCGGCGCTCAGCCAAAT GATtcgttgttttttcattatagt GGACATGGTGggcaaacaaaagatttaAATGGTGATGAAGCTGATGGATACGACGAAACAATTTATCCCTTAGACCATGAAGTCTCAGGACAAATTGTCGACGATGAAATGCATGATATTATGGTTCGCCCTTTACCTCCTGGTTGTCGTCTGACGGCCATTTTTGACT CCTGTCATTCTGGAGGTGCTCTAGACCTTCCTTTTACCTACTCTACTAAAGGTGTACTCAAAGAACCGAATATGCTCAAGGAGTCAGGTAAGAATGTTCTACATGCTGGTATGTCATATATGGCTGGTGATATAGGAGGTATATTCAGCAATGTGAAAAATATTGTTCAAAGCGCCTCTGGCGGATTTCGCAACAACGCTGTTCAGTATTCCAGACAATACAAGTTCTCACCCGCTGATGTTATTTCTATTTCCGGTTGTAAAGACAATCAAACCAGTGCCGATACAAACGTCAATGGTTTTGCAACTGGTGCACTCTCATATGCCTTCCGGGAGGTTGTGTCTCAAAATCCTCAACTTACCTACCTACAAATGCTTCAAGGCGTCCGGCATGTCTTACAAAGCAAGTACTCACAACTTCCCCAATTGGGTTGTAGCCATCCTTTGGATATGAATTTGGCTATGCTTCTCTAA
- the sal3 gene encoding karyopherin/importin beta family nuclear import signal receptor Sal3 — MSSSVASDALSSLLVLVQGLASPDNTIRAEAEKALTADWIDKRADLLLNGLAALAARSEDVSIRAFSLVLIRRISFRTLPSESEMEVFSSISNEAKQTLQNQLLTCFVQEAVPTVRNKLCDTIAEIARSVFDCQSQWPELTTTIFGTVNSPEESFRDSVYRTIAALPLLLSGQEAAVAPLFSAGLGDPSIGVRVTAVRAYSSIVLESKQSVRNQVIPMLPALLNILPPLQQERDSDNLTECLMAITEVAEVFPKIFHGIFESYLQFNLGIIKDKDLENSARQAALEAVVCFSEGAPAMCRRSPEYANQLVLQCLMLMTDVAGDEEDEAENLQEWLETNDLDQDESDANHIVAEQAMDRLSRKLGGKTILPPSFSWLPGLISSQKWSERHAALMAISSIAEGAEKIMKRELSRVLDMVLPLLADPHPRVRWAACNAVGQMSTDFAPDIQVRYPSRILETLIPALESPEARVRAHAAAAMVNFSEEADNKVLEPYLDDILQRLLVHLQCPQRYVQEQAVTTIATVADAAAKKFDKYFDAIMPLLISVLRQAEGKEFRTLRGKAMECATLIALAVGKARFLQVSQEVIQVLGTIQMSITDSDDPQASYLISAWGRICRVLGSDFVPFLGSVMPPLLAAATSKPDFTIVDDDTDESKFSEQDGWEFIPVHGQQVGIRTSTLEDKCTATEMLVCYAAELKGDFDPYVNEVLTSVVLPGLKFFFHDGVRSASCKCIPQLLNSRIIASNRDPVKVAEIWDPILRKLLDYIQSEPSSEMLSDYFQCFYESLEMVGPCLDAASMEKLVSVVDLQLKAFIQRVQEREENSRNGEADVEEDEDVILAIENDQNMLNEINRTFGVVLKQHKATFCPYWERLLPYMNGFLNGSDVIAKQWALCMMDDLIEFTGPDSWAYKDHFLPYLAEGIQNPEPEIRQAAAYGIGVAAQHGGELYSEICSSALPALFTMLEHPEARDEEQIYATENISVAISKICRFCSQRIQDLEKMITFWVNTLPVTHDEDDAPYAYMFLAELMEQNHIAVTTQMPVVIPVLADTLASGVLRGRTLARLLEASKAYLSQFPVDQVNSVISSLSVDNQRALSAYF; from the exons ATGTCTTCTAGTGTTGCATCAGATGCGCTTTCCTCTTTGTTGGTCCTGGTTCAAGGACTAGCTTCCCCCGATAATACCATACGTGCCGAGGCCGAAAAGGCATTGACCGCCGACTGGATTGATAAGCGTGCTGATTTGCTGCTAAACGGTTTGGCTGCTCTTGCTGCCCGAAGTGAAGATGTTTCT ATTCGCGCATTTTCTCTTGTGCTCATTCGAAGAATATCTTTTCGAACTCTCCCGAGTGAAAGCGAAATGGAAGTGTTTTCCAGTATATCTAACGAAGCCAAGCAAACCCTTCAAAACCAGCTTTTGACTTGCTTTGTTCAAGAGGCTGTTCCCACTGTCCGTAATAAGCTCTGTGATACTATTGCCGAAATCGCTCGTTCTGTCTTTGATTGCCAAAGCCAATGGCCTGAGCTTACCACCACCATTTTTGGTACTGTCAATTCTCCCGAAGAATCCTTCCGTGACTCCGTCTACCGTACAATCGCTGCCTTGCCTCTCTTGTTGTCAGGCCAAGAGGCCGCCGTTGCTCCTTTGTTCAGCGCTGGACTCGGTGATCCTAGTATCGGTGTTCGTGTAACCGCAGTTCGCGCTTATTCTTCTATTGTCTTGGAAAGCAAACAGTCTGTTCGTAATCAGGTCATCCCCATGTTGCCTGCTCTCCTCAACATTCTCCCTCCTTTGCAACAAGAACGTGACTCTGATAATCTTACCGAATGCCTCATGGCCATTACTGAAGTTGCCGAGGTCTTTCCCAAGATTTTCCATGGTATCTTCGAATCTTACCTTCAATTCAACCTTGGCATCATCAAAGATAAGGACCTTGAAAATTCTGCTCGTCAAGCTGCATTGGAAGCCGTTGTCTGTTTCTCCGAAGGAGCTCCTGCCATGTGCAGAAGATCACCAGAATATGCTAATCAACTTGTCTTGCAATGCTTGATGCTTATGACTGATGTTGCTGGTgatgaggaagatgaagCTGAGAACCTTCAAGAATGGTTAGAAACAAATGATCTTGACCAAGATGAAAGCGATGCTAATCATATCGTTGCTGAACAAGCAATGGATCGCCTTTCCAGAAAATTAGGTGGTAAGACGAttcttcctccttctttttcctgGTTGCCCGGACTAAtttcttctcaaaaatGGTCTGAACGCCATGCTGCCCTTATGGCAATTTCTTCCATTGCTGAAGGTGCTGAGAAAATCATGAAGCGTGAATTAAGTCGAGTCTTGGATATGGTTTTGCCTTTGTTGGCTGATCCTCATCCTCGAGTTCGCTGGGCCGCTTGTAATGCCGTTGGTCAAATGTCTACTGACTTTGCCCCTGATATACAAGTTAGGTATCCTTCCCGTATCCTTGAAACGCTTATTCCTGCCTTAGAGTCACCAGAGGCTCGTGTTCGTGCTCATGCTGCTGCCGCTATGGTTAACTTCTCAGAGGAGGCCGATAACAAGGTCCTTGAGCCATACCTCGATGATATCCTTCAACGTCTTCTTGTCCATTTGCAATGCCCTCAACGCTATGTTCAAGAACAAGCTGTTACTACGATTGCCACTGTTGCCGATGCCGCCGCTAAAAAGTTCGACAAGTACTTCGATGCTATTATGCCTCTCTTAATTAGTGTTTTACGTCAAGCTGAAGGCAAGGAATTCAGAACGCTCCGTGGTAAAGCAATGGAGTGTGCTACTTTGATTGCTTTAGCTGTAGGAAAAGCTCGCTTCTTGCAAGTTTCTCAGGAGGTTATTCAGGTCCTTGGAACCATCCAAATGAGCATCACCGACAGCGATGATCCTCAGGCTAGCTATTTGATTTCTGCATGGGGACGAATTTGCCGCGTCCTTGGAAGTGACTTTGTTCCTTTCCTTGGATCTGTGATGCCACCTTTGCTTGCCGCTGCTACCTCTAAACCAGACTTTACAATTGTTGATGATGATACTGATGAAAGCAAATTTTCAGAGCAAGATGGATGGGAATTCATTCCCGTTCACGGACAACAAGTTGGTATTAGAACTAGTACATTGGAGGATAAATGTACCGCTACTGAAATGCTTGTTTGCTATGCAGCTGAATTAAAGGGCGACTTTGATCCATATGTCAACGAAGTTTTAACTTCCGTTGTGTTACCTGGTctgaaatttttcttccatgaTGGCGTACGTTCAGCATCTTGCAAATGTATTCCTCAGTTGCTTAATAGCAGAATTATCGCCAGCAACCGTGACCCAGTTAAGGTTGCCGAAATTTGGGATCCCATCCTGCGTAAATTGTTAGACTACATCCAAAGTGAACCAAGTTCAGAAATGCTGTCTGACTATTTCCAATGCTTTTACGAAAGTTTAGAGATGGTTGGTCCTTGTCTTGATGCTGCTTCTATGGAGAAGTTGGTGTCTGTTGTGGATCTTCAACTAAAGGCTTTCATTCAGCGTGTCCAAGAGCGCGAAGAGAACTCTCGCAACGGTGAGGCTGATGTGGAGGAGGATGAAGATGTTATTTTGGCTATAGAAAATGACCAAAATATGTTAAACGAAATTAACAGAACATTCGGTGTAGTCCTGAAGCAACATAAAGCAACATTTTGCCCTTATTGGGAGCGCTTGTTGCCATACATGAACGGTTTTTTAAATGGCTCTGATGTTATCGCCAAGCAATGGGCATTATGTATGATGGATGATTTAATTGAATTCACCGGACCTGATTCTTGGGCATATAAAGATCATTTCCTTCCCTACTTGGCAGAGGGCATTCAAAACCCAGAGCCAGAAATTCGCCAAGCTGCCGCTTATGGTATTGGTGTGGCTGCTCAGCACGGCGGAGAATTGTATTCTGAAATTTGCTCCAGTGCTTTAcctgctttgtttacaatgCTTGAGCATCCAGAGGCTCGGGATGAAGAACAAATTTATGCTACAGAGAATATTTCTGTAGCGATCAGCAAGATTTGCCGCTTCTGTAGCCAGCGTATCCAGgatcttgaaaaaatgattACTTTTTGGGTAAACACTCTTCCCGTAACACATGATGAAGATGACGCACCTTACGCTTATATGTTTTTGGCTGAGCTGATGGAGCAGAATCATATTGCTGTTACTACCCAAATGCCCGTCGTCATCCCTGTCCTAGCAGATACCTTGGCTTCTGGAGTTTTGCGCGGTCGTACCTTGGCACGTTTACTCGAAGCTTCGAAGGCATATTTGTCCCAATTCCCGGTAGACCAAGTCAACAGCgtcatttcttctttgagTGTTGACAACCAAAGGGCTTTGTCGgcatatttttaa